The Actinomadura graeca nucleotide sequence CTCCCTGGAGATCGCGGTCGTCCCGCCCCACCGGCCCTGCGTCCGCGACGATCAGCCTGACCGCCTCTACGCGACCACCGCCGACAAGGAGGTGGCGATCGTCGAGGCGATCTCCGAGGCGCACGCGACCGGGCGGCCCGTCCTGGTCGGCACGGCCGACGTCGCAGAGTCCGAGCGCCTCGCGCGCCGCCTCGCCCGCGCGGGCCTGGACCGCGTCGTCCTCAACGCCAAGAACGACGCGGAGGAGGCCGCGATCATCGCCGAGGCCGGCGCGGAGGGCGCGATCACCGTCTCGACCCAGATGGCCGGGCGCGGCACCGACATCCGCCTGGGCGGCAGCCCGTCCCCGAAGGCCCCGGGCACCGCGCCCGCCGAGGCGGCCGGTTCCGGCCGCGACGTCGTCGCGGCCGCCGGGGGACTCCTGGTGATCGGGACCGGCCGCTACCACAGCAGCCGCCTGGACGACCAGCTCAGAGGCCGCGCCGGACGCCAGGGCGACCCCGGCGGCTCGGTCTTCTTCACCAGCCTCCAAGACGATCTCGTGACCCGCTACGCGCCCGATGAGAAGCCGGCGCGCGGCAAGGCGGGCGCCGCCGAGGACGGACGCGTCGGCGACAAGGGCGCCCACTGGATCGTCGGGCACGCCCAGCGCGTCGCCGAGGGCGTCGACCTGGAGATCCACCGCAACACCTGGCGCTACAACCACCTGATCGGCCTCCAGCGCCGCGAGGTCCTCGCCGAGCGCGAGGCCGTCCTGAGCGGCGACCGCGCCGACCGGCTGCTCGCCGACGGCGCCCCCGCCAAGCACGCCGAGCTGACCGGGATCGCCGGCGCGGACGCGGTGGCGGAGGCCGCGCGCCAGATCGTCCTGTTCGAGCTGGACCGCTGCTGGGCCGAGCACCTGGCGTTCCTCGCCGACCTCCGGGAGGGCATCCACCTGCGCTCGCTCGGCCGCGGCCTCGACCCGCTGATCGAGTTCAACCGGGAGGCCGTCCCGGCGGGCAAACGCCTCCTCGCCGACGCCGGGGCACGGTCGGTGACCGCCTTCGAATCCCTCACCGCCTCCGAGGACGGCATCGACCTGGACGCCGCCGGCCTCATACGCCCCTCCGCCACCTGGACTTACCTCGTCCACGACAACCCCTTCGGCTCCCTGGACGAACGCGCCTTCCGCGGCTTGGTGGCCATGTTCAAACGCCGGCACTAGGGAGGCAAGCACCAACCGTGACGTGAGCGCGCTACCAGCCCGCGTGAGGCGATGCCCGAGGCGAGCCCCACGCGGGATGATCGCGAAGCGATGTCGCGCTCACACAAGCACGGTCAAGGGGACGAGCCGCCAGGCGAGCCCCCTTGGGCCGGGGTTGCAGTCAACGCAGCCTGAGGCCGCGAGGAGTGGGGTGGAATCCGGCGGACTCCAGGGCTGCGGCCAGCGGGGAGTCGCCGATCGACTCGCCGTCGGCGCGTTCGACGGTCAGCTTGCCGAGGGCGCCCTCGCGGACGGCCAAGGCCAGCGCATCGACGGCGGGCTGCAGGACACCGGAGTCGTCGTCCCAGGTCAGAAGCGTGCGGCCGCCGCGTTCGACGTAGAGGACGAGGCGGCCCTCCACCAGGACGACGAGCGCGCCCGCCTTGCGCCCGGGTTTGTGGCCGCTGGCGACCTCGTCCTCCCGCGCAGGCCAGGGCAGGGCCGCGCCGTACGGGTTGGCGGGGTCGGCGGCCGCGAGGACGAGGGCCCGGACAGGGGCCTTGACCTGCGTCTCCCACAGGGCGGCGAGGTCATCGGGGGAAGCGGCGGACGGGCGGAGCGCCCGGAGCCGGTCCACGGCCCCAGGGAGCGCGAACTGGGCCGCCCCCAGCCCTTCGACGAAGTAGCCGCGCCTGCACCGGCCGCTCTCCTCGAACGCGCGCAGGACGGGGTAGACGGCGGAGAACCCGCCGGGTATCCGCTCGGCGGCCACGGCGCCGCGGATGACGATGCCGTACCTCTCCAGCAGCGCCTCCGCCAGCGCGTGGGTGCGCAAGGTCGTCTCCTCCTCACGCCCGGGGAGCGGCCACCAGCGCCCGGCGACGGTGGGCGGCCCTGTCCTGGACGGCAGGACAGGGCGTCCCCGGCGGGTCGTCCGGGAGCGGTGCGTCGGACGGCCCGAACCGAGCGCGGCGCGCAGCGGCGCGAGGGTGTCGTTGGTGAGGTGACCGGCCCACACGAGGTCCCACAGGGCGGTGACGAGGTCGGCGTCGGCGGTGGTGGTCCGCTGGTTGACCCGGTCGGACAGCGTGCGGAAGAACAGGGCGCCGCCGTCTCCCAGCGCGTCGAGGACGGCCTGATGCGCCGGCGTGAGAGTGATCTCCACGGGTTCCGGCATGAGGAGCGGCGCGGTGTCGGCCAGGTACAGCGCCACCCACCCGTCGCCGCCGGGGAGGGCGCCCTGGCCCGCCCACACGACCTCGCCCGCGGAGGTCAGCTCGTCCAGCATGGCGGGGGTGTAGCCGGGCACGCGGGACGGCAGGATCAGCGACTCCAGCGCGGACGCGGGCACCGCCGCGCCCTGGAGCTGCTCGATCGCCTGGACGAGCGCGTCGATCCCGCGCAGCCGCGACCCGCCCGAGACGCCGTGCCAGGCGGGGAGGAAGCGGCCGAGGGACTCCGGCGGGGACGGCTCGACCTCGGCGCGCAGCCGGGCCAGCGACCGGCGCCGCAGCGTCCGCAGCACGCCGGTGTCGCACCATTCGCTGGTCAGCGGGCCCGACACGGACTCGACCGGCAGGAACTCGCCTTCGACGACCCGTCCCTGACCGGCGAGGCGCCGCAGTGTCTCGACGACGACGGCGGTGCCGAGCCCGAACGTCGCGGCCGGGTCGCCCGGGCGGAACGGGCCGTGCGTGCGCGCGTAGCGGGAGATCAGGTCGCCGAGCGGGTCGTCCACCGGTTCGAGGAACGCCTCGGGGATCCCGACGGGCAGCGGCGCGCCAAGGGCGTCCCGGAGGCGTCCCGCGTCCTCGATGGCGGCCCAGCGCTCCGCACCGCCCAGGCGGACGCGTATCGCCCGCCGGGCCCCTTCCAGCTCCACCAGCCACCGTCCCGCGAGGGATGGGCCCTCGCCGGGGCCTGGCACCGTGCGCTCGGCGACCTCGGCCGTGGTGAGGGGGCCGAGGGCGCGCAGGAGGTCGGCGACGCCTTCGACGTCGCGGGCGCGCCGGTCGGCGGCGAGGCGCTGGAGCTCGCGCTCGGTGTCGGCGACGGCCTCCGGGTCGAGCAGCTCGCGCAGGTCGGCCTGGCCCAGCAGCTCGGCCAGCAGCGCCGAATCGAGCGCGAGCGCCTGGGCGCGGCGCTCGGCGAGGGGGGAGTCGCCCTCGTACATGAACGCGCCGACGTAGTTGAACAGGAGGGAACGGGCGTAGGGGGACGGCTCGGGCGTCTCCACCTCCACCATCCGGACCTTGCGCCCGGACATGTCGCGCATCAGCCGCACCAGGCCGGGCACGTCGAAGACGTCCTGGAGGCACTCGCGCATCGTCTCCAGGACGATCGGGAACGACGGGTACTTGCTCGCGACCGCCAGGAGCTGCGCGGCGCGCTGGCGCTGCTGCCAGAGCGGCATGCGCCTGTCGGGGCGGCGCCGGGGCAGCAGCAGGGACCGTGCAGCGCACTCGCGGAACCGGGCCGCGAACAGCGCCGACCCTCCCAGCTCGTCCACCACGACGCGCTCGATGTCGTCGGCGTCGAACACCGCCGTGTCGAGGCCCGGCGGCTCGTCGGAGTCGGGGACGCGGATGACGATGCCGTCGTCGGCGTGCATGGCCTGCGCGTCGCCGTACCGCTCGCGCAGGCGGCCGGCTATGGCCAGCGCCCAGGGGGCGTGCACGCGCGCGCCCAGCGGCGAGTGGACGACCATGCGCCAGTCGCCGAGCTCGTCGCGGAACCGCTCGACGACCAGGGTCCGGTCGTCGGGGACGTGCCCGGTGGCCTCGCGCTGCTCGCCGACGTAGGAGACGAGGTTCCCGGCGGCCCACGCGTCCAGCCCCGCGGCGGACACGCGCTCGCGCGCGGCGTCGGCGGGGAGCCCGGCCAGCTCGCGGGTGAACTCGCCGAGCGCGCGCCCGAGCTCGGCCGGGCGGCCGAGCGCGTCGCCGTGCCAGAACGGCAGCTTGCCGGGCTGGCCCGGGGCCGGTGAGACCAGCACCCGGTCGGGGGTGATGTCCTCGATCCGCCACGAGCTGGCACCGAGCACGAAGACGTCGCCGACGCGCGACTCGTACACCATCTCCTCGTCCAGCTCGCCCACCCGCGAGGACTTCTCGCCGACGAGGAACACGCCGAACAGCCCCCGGTCGGGGATGGTGCCGCCGCTGGTCACCGCCAGCCGCTGGGCGCCGGGACGGTCGCGCAGGACGCCCGTGACGCGGTCCCAGACCAGGCGGGGCCGCAGCTCGCCGAACTCGTCGCTGGGATACCGCCCGGCGAGCATGTCCAGCGTCGCCTCCAGCGCCGAGCGGGGGAGCGTCGCGTACGGGGCGGCGCGCTTGCAGAGCGTCTCCAGGTCGTCGACGGTCCACTCGTCCATGGAGACCATCGCGACGATCTGCTGCGCCAGGACGTCCAGTGGGTTGCGCGGGTAGTGGAGCTCCTCGATCCCGCCGCTGCGCATCCGCTCCGACACCACCGCCGTCTGCACGAGGTCGCCCCGGTACTTGGGGAAGATGACGCCCTTCGACACCGCCCCCACCTGGTGGCCCGCGCGTCCGACACGCTGGAGGCCGCTCGCCACCGAGGGCGGCGACTCCACCTGGACGACCAGATCGACGGCGCCCATGTCGATCCCCAGTTCGAGGCTGGACGTCGCCACGACGGCCGGGAGCCGGCCCTCTTTCAGGGCGTTCTCGATGCCGGCGCGTTCCTCCTTGGAGACTGATCCGTGGTGTGCGCGGGCTATTTCCAGAGGCGCCCCTCTTCCGGCGCCGGCCTGGGCCATGGTCGCCGCGGGGGAGTGGTCTTCGGGCAGCGGCTCCCCGGTCGCACGTTCGTAGGCGAGCTCGTTGAGCCGCCCGCAGAGGCGCTCGGCGAGGCGCCGGGAATTGGCGAACACCAGCGTCGAGCGGTGCGACTCGATCAGGTCCAGCAGGCGATGCTCGACGTGCGGCCAGATACTGCGCTGGCGGGGATCGGCGTCGCCCGCGTCGTCCACGAACTGGCCGATCTCGCCCATGTCCTCCACGGGGACGACGATGTCGAGGTCGAAGACCTTGTCCGAAGGGGGCTGGACGACGGACGCGGGGCGCGTCCCGCCGAGGAACGCCGCGACCTCGCCGGTGGGACGGACGGTCGCCGACAGCCCGATCCGCTGGGCGGGACGTTCGAGGAGCGCGTCGAGCCGTTCGAGCGACAGCGCCAGATGGGCCCCGCGCTTGGTGCCGGCCACGGCGTGCACCTCGTCGACGATCACGGTCTCCACCCCGCGCAGCGACTCGCGCGCCCGCGAGGTGAGGATCAGGAACAGCGACTCCGGCGTGGTGATGAGGATGTCGGGCGGCCGGACGGCCAGCCTGCGGCGCTCGTCGGCCGGGGTGTCGCCCGACCGCATCCCGACCCGCACATCGGGCTCGGGGAGGCCGAGGCGCCGCGCCGCCTGCCGGATGCCCGCCAGCGGGGCGCGCAGGTTGCGCTCGACGTCCACGGCGAGGGCCTTGAGCGGGGAGACGTACAGGACGCGGCACCGCTTGAGGGGCTCCGGAGCGGCCTCCCCGGCGGCCTCGCCCGCCGCCAGGCGGTCGAGCGACCACAGGAACGCGGCGAGGGTCTTGCCGGACCCGGTCGGCGCGACGACGAGGGTGTCGTCGCCCGCGGCGATCGACTCCCACGCCCCCTCCTGCGCGGGAGTGGGCGCGGCGAACGCCCCGGTGAACCACGCGCGGGTCGCCGGGGAGAAGCGTTCGAGGACGTCACCCCTCATGAGGACCATCCTGCCTCGCGGGTCCGACAGAACGCGCCGACGTGGCCCGCATCACGCGTAAGCAAGCACTTATAGCCAGCCATCTGCCCGGACGGGCGCCGGGAGCCCCGGGTGAGGCCGCAGCGGCCTTGGACGAGGTCACGGCGTCCTTGGCGGGCCGGCCGTCGGATAGCGTGGACGGGTGCGGCTCACAGTGTTCTGGGATCGGATGAACCAGCAGTTCGGAGAGGGCTACGCGGCGAGCGTGGCCAAGGACTACGTCATGGCCGAGCTGGACGGCCGCACCATCGAGCAGGCCCTCGCGGACGGCGAGCCCGCCAAGCGGATCTGGCAGGCCGTCGTGGCGACCTTCGACGTCCCCTCCCAGCTCCGGTAGTTCAGGGCTTAGGCAGCCCAGGGCCCCGGTAGCCCAGGGCTCCGGCGCTCGGGAAAGGCCCGCGCACGGGCCCGGATCAGTAGACCGCCACGGCGATGACGAAGCCGATCATCAGGTTGGCGACCGCGAGCAGGATCGCCGCGGGCTCCAGCCGGTCGTCGGCGTCGTCGGCCATCGTCCCGACGCTGATCCCGACCAGGCGGTCGAAGACCACCGTCGCGACCGTCTGCGCGATGATCCCGACACCGCCGAACACCAGCGTCCTGCTCAGGCCCTCGGCCAGGTCGCCGCCCGACGCGAAGATCGACATGGCGACGATCATCCCCACGCCGACCGTGGCCGCGCACGCGAGCAGCGTCGCGTTCGGGTTGCGGTGCTCGCGGATCACCGTGATCAGGCGTCCCGGCGTGGCGAAGTCCGTCATGTAGAAGCCGATGATGAACAGCGCCAGGCCGACTCCGGCGTACGCGAAGAGCGCTCCGGTCCCCTCCAGGAGGATCTGGCCGAGGCCGTCATCGTTCGCCGCCAGGGTTGTCATGGCTCTCCTTAGGGCTGCAAGGGGGGTTTCGGAGGCTTCAGGGGCCGGAAAAGACCGGCGCACTCTCGGGCTACAGAGGGGGTGGCTACAGGGGGATTCGATGTGGGACGAAGGAGGAGGTGTCGTCGGTGATGAGGCCCGAGGTCTCGCGGATGCCGACCCCTGCGGATTCGTCCTCGACGACCCATGCGCCGAGCACCGGATGCTCACCGTCGAAGTCGGGCAGCGCGCAGAACTCCTGGAAAACGAAACCCTCTGCGCCGTAGTCGCCCTGGGTGCGCTGCTCTCGGCCGTCCGGGGTGACGATGCGCATGCTCGCCCCCTCCCGGCCGAGCAGGGGCTTCTGCACGTACGAGGTGAGGCCCCCGGGTGTGTTCAGGTAGGTGGGCAGCAGATTGGGGTGCCCCGGGAACAACTCCCAGAGCAGCACCAGCAGCGCCTTGTTCGACAGCACCATCTTCCAGATCGGCTCGATCCACGACGTGGGCGTGCCGGGGATGTGGCGCCCGAACGGCTCGGTGACGAGCCACTCCCAGGGATAGAGCTTGCAGAGCGTGCGGATCTCCTGCTCGTCCAGATCGACGAACCGCCCGCGGCCGGAGTCCCAGCCGATGTCCTCCATGGCGATGGCCACGCCGGGCAGGCCCGCCTCCTCGGCGGTCTCCTGCATGTAGGCGATCGTCATGACCTCTTCACCGGTCTCGTCGCCGTTCGTCCAGGCGAAGTGCGCCGGTCCTCCGGTCACCCTGGGGGCGATCTCCTTCCAGCGGGCCACCAGCCGCTCGTGGATGGAGTTCCACTGGTCGTCACCCGGATGGACGTCCTGTAGCCAGTACCACTGGACGATCGAGCTCTCGACGAGGGCGGTCGGGGTGTCGGCGTTGTACTCCAGCAGTTTGGCCGGGCCGTCGCCGTCGTAGCGCAGGTCGAACCGGCCGTACAGATGCGGGTCACCGCGCCGCCACGACTCCTCGATCAGCGGCGCGACCCACTCCGGTATGCCGAGGACGTGGTAGCGCCCGGTCGTGACCACGTGTTCCACCACCTGCAAGCACATCCGGTGCAGTTCCTCGACGACCTCTTCCAGGGCGAGGACCTCGTCCATGTCGAAGACGTAGTGGACGGACTCGTCCCAGTAGGGCCGGGACAGGTGTTCGGGGTGCGCGGTCTTGTGGAAGGCCAAGCCCTGCGCCTCGATCTTCTCCGCCCAGCCGTCCCGGGGCGTCGAACGGGCACGGCGCACCGGATCAGCTCCCGCTCCGGCCGCCGCCGCCGAACCCGCCGCGGCTGAGGGTCCGCCCGCTACTGGACTTGACCTTGCCCTTGCTCGGCCGGAAGCTGCTGCCGCCCGACGCGAAGCCGCTGGAGTCGCGCTTGCCGCCGTAGTACCAGAAGTACCGGTTGTAGGACGAGCTACGCCCACGGTCGATGTCGTCCGCGTCGCAGAGGCCATCCGAGACCACCCTGTAGCCGCCCTGGGCCTTGCCGATCACCGGGGCGCTGCGGTCCACGCAGTACGCGGTGGTCGACTTGGACCCGCAGGCGACCAGGGTGAGCGACAGCGCGCTCAGCATCCCGACCTTCACGGCGCGGGAACTGAGCCGGCGAGTGGGCTCCTGTGGGGGCAAGGAGAACACGTCCTTCGAAACGATGCGGCGAGCTTCCGGAAGGTTCCGGACTGCATGGTCGGACGCCTCGAACAGAAGGAATCCGGTATGCGGAGCCATAGCCTAGGGGCGGCTGACATGCGACGGAAGGGACGCACGTTCCGGTTCCGTCACATCCTCAAAGCAGCAGCCGACCGCACCGTAAACAGGACCGGTCTCCAGTACCGGGCTTCGATGGACGCCCGCCGGACGTCAGTCCGGGACGGGCAGGTGCGCGTAAAGGTCCATGGCATCCACGGACGTGGGCAGATCACTGACCTGCCCGTCGCCGACCTCCACCACACGCCACGCACCGTCCGTGCGACGCGCGAGGTCGGTGGTGATGAACCGGCAACCGAGCGCGCGGACGGCCGGGGCGACGCCGGTGAGGTCGGGATCCGGTTCCACCTCCGGGCTGTCGGGGTGCGGCCCCACCAGGGCGGGTTCCCCGTCCACCCACCACACACGCGCCTCGCCCTCGCCGTCGTACGGCTCGTACTCGCGCACGACGAGGCCGCCCGCGAGATGGTCGTCCTGCAAGGCGATCATCTTGGCGGCGATGTCGTGCAGCTGGACGAGGTTCTTCACGTCCGGCACGTAGCACGCCTCGTCCCACTCGTGCTTGCGCGACTTCACGTAGTCCTTGATGACACCGGGTCCGCCGGGCAGCGGCCGGACCAGCTCGCTCAGCTCGTTCAGGTCGCCCGGATCCTGGCCGGCCGTCAGCGGGCGCCAGACGCTGTGCGGGGTCAGGCCCGCGAACGTGTCGTGCCAGCCCGGCAGCTCGTGCGCCCGCCGGTAGTCGTCCGGGTGGGTCAGCAGCAACGTCCCGCGCTGCTTCATGGCGACCGCCGCCGCGGCGTACTCGGCGGCCGTCAGCATCCAGCCGCGGTACCAGACGGGGCCCATGTCGGCCGGCACCGCGCGCACCGCCGCCTCCACGTCCCCGCGCCGCAGCGCGTCGTGGTCGAGCAGGGCGATCTCGCCGTAGTGGTCCCGCACGGCCGCCGCCTCGCGGGAGAAGTGCGGGTCAACGCGCCGTGGGTGGAGCGGATCGACGCAGAAGAGGACGGTCAGCGTCATGATGGAACCCTCCGTGGACGGCGCCAGCGTACGGTGTCCGGACCAACATACGCACGGAGATTCCGGCCCAAATAGGCGTGCGGGACGTTGATCGAACTGATGTTCGGTAAGCTGTCCGGGTCCGCGGCGCCGTCCACAACCGCGCCGGGGGTTCGAAAGTGTCGGCGGCCCGCCGTAACGTCGCCCTCGACATCGCAGTCAGCGGCCGAGAGCCGGCAGTCACGACGAGAAGGACATCTGATGGCAGCGAACGACCGGGAGAAGGCTCTCGAGACCGCACTCGCCCAGATCGAGAGGCAGTTCGGCAAGGGCTCGGTCATGCGGATGGGCGAGGAGGCCCGGGCGCCGGTCGAGGTGATCCCCACCGGGGCCATCGCCCTCGACATCGCGCTCGGCATCGGCGGCCTGCCCCGCGGCCGGGTCGTCGAGGTGTACGGCCCCGAGGGCTCGGGCAAGACCTCCGTCGCGCTGCACGCGGTGGCCAGCGTCCAGAAGAAGGGCGGCATCGCCGCGTTCGTCGACGCCGAGCACGCCCTCGACCCCGAGTACGCGACCAGGCTCGGCGTCGACATCGACGCCCTGCTGGTCTCCCAGCCCGACACCGGCGAGCAGGCCCTGGAGATCACCGACATGCTGATCCGCTCCGGCGCGATCGACATCGTCGTCATCGACTCCGTCGCCGCGCTCGTCCCCCGCGCCGAGATCGAGGGCGAGATGGGCGACAGCCACGTCGGCCTCCAGGCGCGCCTCATGTCGCAGGCGCTGCGCAAGCTCACCGGCGCGATCAACCAGACCCGGACCACCGCCATCTTCATCAACCAGCTCCGCGAGAAGGTCGGCGTCATGTTCGGCTCCCCGGAGACCACCACCGGCGGCCGCGCGCTGAAGTTCTACGCCTCCGTCCGCCTGGACATCCGCCGCATCGAGACCCTCAAGGACGGCACCGAGGCCGTCGGCAACCGCGTCCGGGTCAAGGTCGTCAAGAACAAGATGGCCCCGCCCTTCCGCGTCGCCGACTTCGACCTCCTCTACGGCCTCGGCATCAGCCGCGAGGGCGGCCTGATCGACCTCGGCGTGGAGCACGGCTTCGTCCGCAAGTCCGGCGCCTGGTACACCTACGACGGCGACCAGCTCGGCCAGGGCAAGGAGAACGCCCGCAACTTCCTCAAGGCCAACCCCGACATGGCGGACGGCATCGAGAAGAAGATCAAGGAGAAGCTGGGCATCGGCCCGAAGGTCGACAAGGAGGCCGAGCCCGCGGCCCCCGGCGCGGCGCCCGGCGCGGCGCCCGCCGCACCGGCGGCCCCGCCCGCGCCCGCCCCCGCCGTCAAGAGCACCGCCGGGAAGAAGTCCGCCAAAGTGGTCAAATCGGGTGATTCCTGACGGCGAATCCCCCGATACGGGTGACTCTTGACGAAGAGTAAGCGATGATCTCGTGTGTAGGGCGGCGGCGCCTTACCCGGCACCGGCCTGCCGGTGGACGGACCTTCCCCGATGGCGCCGCCGCTCCCATGGGCCCGGGCGCCGAGCCGGCCAGGCTCGGCGGCCGGGGCACCCGGCGGCGGCCATGACCGGCCGCACCGGAGGGCGTGACGTCGAAAGGCGCGGCGTCGAAAGGCGCGGCGCCGGGGGGAAGGCCGCCGGAGGAAAGGCCGCCGGGGGGCGGCCCGCCGACCCGGAGGCGGCGGCGCGGGAGCTGTGCCTGCGGCTGCTCTCGGCCTCCCCACGTACCCGGGCGCAACTCGCGGACGCCCTGCGGCGCAAGGACGTCCCGGACGAGGTGGCCGATCGCGTCCTGTCCCGCTTCACCGACGCCGGGCTCATCGACGACGAGGCGTTCGCGCGGTCCTGGGTCCAATCCCGGCACACGGGCCGCGGCCTCGCCCGGCGCGCCCTGGCCGCCGAGCTCCGCCGCCGCGGCGTGGCCGACGAGACCGTCAGCGACGCCGTCGACTCCCTGGACCCGGCCCAGGAGGAGCGGACCGCCCGCGCCCTGATCGACCGCAGGCTCCGCGCCACCCGCGACCTGGACCCCGTCAAACGCACCCGCCGCCTGATCGGCCTCCTGGCCCGCAAGGGCTACTCCCCGGCCCTCTCCTATCGCGTGGTCAACGAGGCCCTGGCCGAAGAGGGCGTCACCCTGGAAGACCTCCCCGAACCACCCCCCGATTGAAGAACCCCACGGCCCTTCCTCCAGCCTCCTCACCTCACGCACCCTCGCCTCGCGCACGCCCCCCGCTCCGCACGCCCTCGCCTTTGACGCACGTGTCACCTCACACGCCTCGCGCTCTCACACGATGCCCGACATCCCACCGCGCGCCCCCGCCTCAGGGGGTGCTCCTCACTCACGGCCCGCTCCGACCTCCGGGAAGTGACATACCGGAGGTGGCACAAGGATGAGCGGAGGGTGAGTTCGCCCAGACCCCGCCCCGGCTTCGGCGGGCAGGCAGACAGGGGTGCGCGGTGTCAAGGAGGGCGGTAAGTAAGGAGTCACGCGGGCGTTCGGTTAGTCCGGAATGCCCGAGGGTTGCTTGCTCATTACCTCTATGCCGCTTACCGTTACGGCAGTGAGGAGTTACTCCGCGTCTCGCGGATTGCTATACGGCCGAGTACGTTCGAGCAGCTGAGAGGCACAAGAGGCGGGATCGTTGGCCGGATTCGGCCGAGTTACCGGGGAGGTGCGCGCCGCCGTCCGGTGATGACGCGCGCCCCGGCCGTGCGCGAGTAAGTCCTCGCATGGAGGGCCCCGACGGGCGGGCCCGCGGCGAGGAAGGATCTGCCTCATGGAGAGCGTCCTGCTGGGTGCAGCGCTGCTGGTGACCCTGGTCGCTCTCGTCATCGTCGTCCTCCGCCGGCCCGGCATGCCGGGCCGGGCGGCGGCGGAGATGGCCCGGGCGCACAGC carries:
- a CDS encoding DUF3046 domain-containing protein translates to MRLTVFWDRMNQQFGEGYAASVAKDYVMAELDGRTIEQALADGEPAKRIWQAVVATFDVPSQLR
- a CDS encoding ATP-dependent helicase, coding for MRGDVLERFSPATRAWFTGAFAAPTPAQEGAWESIAAGDDTLVVAPTGSGKTLAAFLWSLDRLAAGEAAGEAAPEPLKRCRVLYVSPLKALAVDVERNLRAPLAGIRQAARRLGLPEPDVRVGMRSGDTPADERRRLAVRPPDILITTPESLFLILTSRARESLRGVETVIVDEVHAVAGTKRGAHLALSLERLDALLERPAQRIGLSATVRPTGEVAAFLGGTRPASVVQPPSDKVFDLDIVVPVEDMGEIGQFVDDAGDADPRQRSIWPHVEHRLLDLIESHRSTLVFANSRRLAERLCGRLNELAYERATGEPLPEDHSPAATMAQAGAGRGAPLEIARAHHGSVSKEERAGIENALKEGRLPAVVATSSLELGIDMGAVDLVVQVESPPSVASGLQRVGRAGHQVGAVSKGVIFPKYRGDLVQTAVVSERMRSGGIEELHYPRNPLDVLAQQIVAMVSMDEWTVDDLETLCKRAAPYATLPRSALEATLDMLAGRYPSDEFGELRPRLVWDRVTGVLRDRPGAQRLAVTSGGTIPDRGLFGVFLVGEKSSRVGELDEEMVYESRVGDVFVLGASSWRIEDITPDRVLVSPAPGQPGKLPFWHGDALGRPAELGRALGEFTRELAGLPADAARERVSAAGLDAWAAGNLVSYVGEQREATGHVPDDRTLVVERFRDELGDWRMVVHSPLGARVHAPWALAIAGRLRERYGDAQAMHADDGIVIRVPDSDEPPGLDTAVFDADDIERVVVDELGGSALFAARFRECAARSLLLPRRRPDRRMPLWQQRQRAAQLLAVASKYPSFPIVLETMRECLQDVFDVPGLVRLMRDMSGRKVRMVEVETPEPSPYARSLLFNYVGAFMYEGDSPLAERRAQALALDSALLAELLGQADLRELLDPEAVADTERELQRLAADRRARDVEGVADLLRALGPLTTAEVAERTVPGPGEGPSLAGRWLVELEGARRAIRVRLGGAERWAAIEDAGRLRDALGAPLPVGIPEAFLEPVDDPLGDLISRYARTHGPFRPGDPAATFGLGTAVVVETLRRLAGQGRVVEGEFLPVESVSGPLTSEWCDTGVLRTLRRRSLARLRAEVEPSPPESLGRFLPAWHGVSGGSRLRGIDALVQAIEQLQGAAVPASALESLILPSRVPGYTPAMLDELTSAGEVVWAGQGALPGGDGWVALYLADTAPLLMPEPVEITLTPAHQAVLDALGDGGALFFRTLSDRVNQRTTTADADLVTALWDLVWAGHLTNDTLAPLRAALGSGRPTHRSRTTRRGRPVLPSRTGPPTVAGRWWPLPGREEETTLRTHALAEALLERYGIVIRGAVAAERIPGGFSAVYPVLRAFEESGRCRRGYFVEGLGAAQFALPGAVDRLRALRPSAASPDDLAALWETQVKAPVRALVLAAADPANPYGAALPWPAREDEVASGHKPGRKAGALVVLVEGRLVLYVERGGRTLLTWDDDSGVLQPAVDALALAVREGALGKLTVERADGESIGDSPLAAALESAGFHPTPRGLRLR
- a CDS encoding glutathionylspermidine synthase family protein, whose product is MRRARSTPRDGWAEKIEAQGLAFHKTAHPEHLSRPYWDESVHYVFDMDEVLALEEVVEELHRMCLQVVEHVVTTGRYHVLGIPEWVAPLIEESWRRGDPHLYGRFDLRYDGDGPAKLLEYNADTPTALVESSIVQWYWLQDVHPGDDQWNSIHERLVARWKEIAPRVTGGPAHFAWTNGDETGEEVMTIAYMQETAEEAGLPGVAIAMEDIGWDSGRGRFVDLDEQEIRTLCKLYPWEWLVTEPFGRHIPGTPTSWIEPIWKMVLSNKALLVLLWELFPGHPNLLPTYLNTPGGLTSYVQKPLLGREGASMRIVTPDGREQRTQGDYGAEGFVFQEFCALPDFDGEHPVLGAWVVEDESAGVGIRETSGLITDDTSSFVPHRIPL
- a CDS encoding ATP-grasp domain-containing protein, with amino-acid sequence MTLTVLFCVDPLHPRRVDPHFSREAAAVRDHYGEIALLDHDALRRGDVEAAVRAVPADMGPVWYRGWMLTAAEYAAAAVAMKQRGTLLLTHPDDYRRAHELPGWHDTFAGLTPHSVWRPLTAGQDPGDLNELSELVRPLPGGPGVIKDYVKSRKHEWDEACYVPDVKNLVQLHDIAAKMIALQDDHLAGGLVVREYEPYDGEGEARVWWVDGEPALVGPHPDSPEVEPDPDLTGVAPAVRALGCRFITTDLARRTDGAWRVVEVGDGQVSDLPTSVDAMDLYAHLPVPD
- the secA2 gene encoding accessory Sec system translocase SecA2 encodes the protein MALRDRLRRLVQKPGSVDLAPFQAIVDEAGEREARVRDLDDAGLTAAVSALRDGEDLAEFCALGREAARRALGERPFDVQLVGTLALLSGHVAEMATGEGKTLAGALAAAGHALRGRRVHVMSVNDYLARRDAGWMGPLYDLLGVSVAWVGQASTPEERREAYRADVTYAPVSEIGFDLLRDRLVTDPADVVLAEPSVALVDEADSVLVDEAMVPLVLAGASGLDEADPRYADLVRRLRPGLHYSADDEARNVQLTPAGAREVERVLGVDLYAAGHLGTLTAVNVALHAEVLLHRDVDYIVRDGAVKLISESRGRVALLQRWPDGLQAAVEAKEALAASPSGEILDSITVQELVGRYPVRCGMTGTAMAVAGQLTEFYSLEIAVVPPHRPCVRDDQPDRLYATTADKEVAIVEAISEAHATGRPVLVGTADVAESERLARRLARAGLDRVVLNAKNDAEEAAIIAEAGAEGAITVSTQMAGRGTDIRLGGSPSPKAPGTAPAEAAGSGRDVVAAAGGLLVIGTGRYHSSRLDDQLRGRAGRQGDPGGSVFFTSLQDDLVTRYAPDEKPARGKAGAAEDGRVGDKGAHWIVGHAQRVAEGVDLEIHRNTWRYNHLIGLQRREVLAEREAVLSGDRADRLLADGAPAKHAELTGIAGADAVAEAARQIVLFELDRCWAEHLAFLADLREGIHLRSLGRGLDPLIEFNREAVPAGKRLLADAGARSVTAFESLTASEDGIDLDAAGLIRPSATWTYLVHDNPFGSLDERAFRGLVAMFKRRH
- a CDS encoding DUF350 domain-containing protein, which translates into the protein MTTLAANDDGLGQILLEGTGALFAYAGVGLALFIIGFYMTDFATPGRLITVIREHRNPNATLLACAATVGVGMIVAMSIFASGGDLAEGLSRTLVFGGVGIIAQTVATVVFDRLVGISVGTMADDADDRLEPAAILLAVANLMIGFVIAVAVY